A stretch of DNA from Paenibacillus albus:
GTCATTAACATTGTGGACGGCCGTAAGCTTGGGCAGGTTAGCGATTTGGAGCTGGATTTGCGGCAAGGGCGGATCGATTCGATCGTCGTGCCGAATTATTCCCGTTTCTTCGGTTTGTTCGGCGGAGGCACCGATGTCATC
This window harbors:
- a CDS encoding YlmC/YmxH family sporulation protein; this encodes MKISDFQTKDVINIVDGRKLGQVSDLELDLRQGRIDSIVVPNYSRFFGLFGGGTDVIIPWRNIVKIGTDVVLVRIDDAKVYRAEEDDVQVR